From the genome of Nicotiana sylvestris chromosome 2, ASM39365v2, whole genome shotgun sequence, one region includes:
- the LOC104232392 gene encoding uncharacterized protein: MPLYLKIYDVTTDPEDHIIHYVTATKGNDLSKEQVPSVLLKKFGETLIGGALMWYSQLPACSIAKFEEMTDKFVIAHAGAKKAEARVNDIFAVRQMHANGLRDFLARFNRVRMSFPNVSEGMAVAAFQNGLNRNGSRATRKLLSRLMKYPPTTWEKIHNACCAEIRDNEDDLNGPTQWLMSVQTEASKDHRNDGRRDQSGPRIDRERHQPYIRTSALPPLWHMNAPSRHTIPYRHDKCMPPLLSAHNFYVSTSEIVNALEKLGTKFQALREVVAEEGEWWKFGDEKS; this comes from the exons atgcctcTCTACCTAAAGATATATGATGTTACTACCGATCCAGAAGATCATATCATCCACTACGTTACAGCCACAAAAGGTAATGATCTTTCAAAAGAGCAGGTACCATCGGTGCTACTGAAGAAATTCGGTGAAACCCTAATAGGGGGAGCCTTGATGTGGTACTCTCAACTACCGGCATGTTCGATAGCAAAGTTCGAGGAAATGACAGACAAATTTGTCATCGCCCATGCAGGAGCCAAAAAGGCAGAAGCTAGGGTAAACGACATCTTCGCCGTGAGACAGATGCACGCCAATGGACTTAGGGACTTCCTAGCTCGGTTCAACAGGGTGAGGATGAGCTTTCCAAATGTGTCAGAAGGAATGGCAGTAGCAGCCTTCCAAAATGGATTAAACAGAAATGGTTCGAGAGCGACCAGAAAATTGCTAAGCAGGCTCATGAAATATCCTCCAACCACTTGGGAAAAAATCCATAATGCATGTTGCGCCGAGATAAGAGACAACGAGGATGACCTTAATGGTCCGACTCAATGGTTGATGTCAGTTCAAACTGAAGCAAGTAAAGATCATCGCAACGACGGTCGAAGAGATCAGTCGGGGCCCCGTATCGACCGAGAAAGGCATCAGCCCTACATCAGGACATCTGCCCTGCCTCCACTGTGGCACATGAATGCTCCTTCTCGACATACAATTCCATATCGACATGACAAATGTATGCCTCCGCTCctatctgctcacaatttttaTGTTTCTACTTCAGAAATAGTGAATGCACTAGAGAAACTTGGTACAAAG TTTCAGGCCCTACGTGAAGTAGTTGCAGAAGAGGGAGAATGGTGGAAATTCGGAGATGAGAAATCATAA